In the genome of Bacillus thuringiensis, the window TACCAAGTACAGCTAAAAATGCGACATATCCGCTACCTACCGCTATCCCTCCAGCTAAACCAATTAAAATAACAAATCCAGACTCAATCATCGGCAAGTTGTTTCATATTATCCTTGTTTTCATTAACGATTACATACTGATCAAGTGACTGTTGGTATTGAAACATCTCAACTTCTAACGGACTCGGCTCTTCATTAATTCGTTTTTGAAATACATGATTAAAGAATAAAACCATCCCTAAGCCAAGACCTACAGAATAAGGAATTTGAAATAAAAGTGGCTGTGCATTAAATTCTCCAGTAATCATGTAATATAACCGTTGATGTACTTGTTGCATACTTACATCTTCATGGAAATAAATGATCGCAAGGGCCGCTCCAATGAAAAGTAACAGCCATACAAGCCCGAAAAAAACTGGATGCGCCTTCTTTTTTTCGTATATAATTTCAACAAGAGTTTGTCCAGAACCAAGTAAATTAATTTGTACATGAGATGCTTTCTGTTGAATAATCTCGATTACTTTCATAACATCAATTACAACATGCGTCTTATCATGCGCTGTTATTTTGTAAACTATCTCATTTTGTAACAACTCAACTACGGAAGAATCTCCGGCAAGTTGAGCAACATCGCCCAGCTTTACTTCATAAGTAGGAGAAACTTTTAAACGATTGCGCATTTTAATATAAATCGTTTGTTCCAAATTTCATTCACCCCTTCACTCTTCCTCGTAGTTGTAGTATGGTTATTGAATTTTTTTCTAATACAATTTTTTCATAAAAAAACATCTGCACCATTTTGGTACAGATGTTTTTTACTTATGCCTTTTTCTTAAATAAGTTTGCAATACTTAATGCAAGCCCTCCCCAAATGACTACTATTCCAATAACCATCATCATAATCGCTGATCCACTCATTATGAAACACCTCGATCTTTCCATTCTTTTTCAAGCTTAGCAGAATCCGAATGAATTTGTGCATCCCATTTTTTTAGGCCAATGATTATTGCAACTATGAGGAATGCTGCTGCTATCGACCAACCATACGTTACAACAAACTCAGTCGGATAATCTCCGTAGTTCTTTTTAATATTTTGGATTGTACCATCAATTAGCATATACCCTAACATAAGCGGAGTAATAACGAGTAAACTCACTCTCCAAAACGTTCCTAATTTAATATCAGATACAAAGTTTGCATGATTTTGATAAACTGGTAAGCGACGTAAAATGAGCCCTATCGTAACTACTTCCGCAAGTGCAATTGTAATTAATCCGAAATTATTAGCGAAATAGTCGACAACATCTAAGAACATAAGTCCACCACGTGTTGCAAAAACAAGAGAAACTAACACGAGAAGGGTTCCCATAATTCCAATAGTTTTTTCCCGACTTAAACTGAATTTTTCAGATACAGCGGCAAAGCATACTTCCGCGAGTGAAATAAGTGATGTAATTCCAGCAACCGTTAACGATAAGAAAAATAAAACACCAAACAACGGTGACATCGGCAATTCATTAATAATTTGTGGAAATACTACGAACGCAAGCCCAACGCCAGCACTTGCTACTTTATCAACCGGTACTCCCATATTATTTGCCATAAATCCAAGAGCTGCAAAGACCCCAATACCTGCTAATAATTCAAATCCTGAGTTTGCAAATCCAGTAATAAAGGCATTATTTGTTGTATCTGAGTTTTTCGGTAAATAACTAGAATACGTAATCATAATTCCAAATGCTAAAGATAAACTAAAGAATATTTGACCATAAGCAGCAAGCCATACTTTCCCATCAAAAATACGACTCCAATCTGGTTTAAAGAATGCATCTAGTCCTTGCATAGCACCTTCCATCGTCACTGCACGAACAACGATAATAAGGAACATAACAACTAATAAAGGAATAAATATACGGTTAACAACTTCGATTCCTTTTTTAACTCCTTTAAATGCAACGCCCAGCACAATAATCCAAACGAGAGCTAACGGAATTAATACTTCTGGTACAAGTCCTCCAAATTGTCCTGGCTTATCTGCAACATGTAAGTACTCTTTAAATAAAAATGATTGCGTGTCTTTTCCCCATGCTCCAGTAATTGCAAAGTATGTATACGATATAGACCAAGCAATAATCACTGCATAATATGTTGAAACGATAAATGTTACGCACATTTGCCACCATCCAATAAATTCGGCACGCGGGCTAATACGGAAAAATGTAAGTGGTGCCGAACCACGATGACGATGACCAAGGGCAAACTCAAACGCTAACAATGAAATACCAGTCGTTAATAATGCAAATAAGTACGGTAAAAAGAATGCTCCTCCTCCATTTTCATACGCTGTATAAGGAAAACGCCATATGTTTCCTAATCCAACGGCAGATCCGACCGCTGCGAAAATAAATCCAGCTCTCGTTCCCCATTGTTGCCTCGTTTCCATGTTTCCTTCCCCCTTTATGACAAGTTCATACTTGGATTATATTTTAAATTAACTAAATTATCAATAAATTCTGTTAATTTTTGCGAAAATTAACATCTCTCTCCTATTAACGGCATAAAAAAAATCGAATAGACAATTATTCGTCTATTCGATCTTTCATCTGTTTTAATATTTTCTTTTCAAGTCTTGAAACTTGTACTTGCGAAATGCCTATGCGCTCTGCTACTTCTGACTGTGTTTGATCTTTATAGTAACGCAAGTATACAATTAAGCGCTCTCGTTCATCTAGTTCTCTAATCGCTTCTTTTAAAGCAATTTTATCGAACCATTTCGTTTCAGATTGATCTGCAATTTGATCTAAAATAGTGATTGGATCTCCATCGTTTTCATATACAGTTTCATGTATAGATGAAGGGGCCCGGCTCGCTTCTTGTGCTAGAACAACTTCCTCTGGCGTTAGTTCTAGTGCCTCTGCCACTTCATTAATCGTTGGAGCCCTTCCGAACTCTTTCGAAAGCTCATCTCTCATCTTTCGAATTTTGTTTCCTGTTTCTTTTAAAGACCTACTAACTTTCACTGATCCATCATCACGTAAGAAACGTTGTATTTCACCAATAATCATTGGAACTGCATATGTTGAAAATTTCACGTCGAAAGATAAATCAAATTTATCTACCGATTTCAAGAGCCCAATACATCCAATTTGAAATAGGTCGTCTGGTTCGTATCCTCGATTAAGAAACCGCTGTACAACCGACCAAACGAGGCGCATATTACTTTGAACGATTGTATCTCTCGCTTGTTGATCTCCATCTTGACTTTTTTGAATTAACGCTTTTAGCTCGTGGTCCTTTAACTGAGGTTTCTTCTTCTCATTTTTGACCTCTATGTCCATAGGCTATTCTCCTTAATTGCATAGAGCGTTACTATTTGATAAGTATTTTGTCAAATGGATTGTTGTCCCGAAAGATTCGTTTGAAATAACTTCTACTTCATCCATAAAATTTTCCATGATAGTAAATCCCATTCCGGAACGCTCTAATTCAGGTTTAGTTGTAAAAAGGGGTTGTCTCGCTTCATCTAAGTTAAAGATTCCAATCCCTTCATCTCGAATCGTGAGTTTCACCATTGCTTCTTCCAAAATTACAGAAATATAAACAATACCTTCTGCATTTCCTTCGTATCCATGAATAATTGCATTTGTAACCGCTTCTGACACAACTGTTTTAATCTCCGTTAATTCTTCCATCGTTGGATCTAGTTGTGCAATGAAAGCCGCCACTGTAACGCGAGCGAATGATTCATTTTGACTTAATGCTGAAAATTGAAGGTTCATTTCATTTCTCATCTATGCCACCCCCAACGTCGCGAGCGCGTGCGCTTCACTTTCTTCTAAGCGAACGATTTTGAATAAGCCCGACATTTCAAATAAACGCTTAACAGGCGGTGAAATTGCACAAACAACCATTTCTCCACCTAATCCCTTTACGTGTTTATATCGGCCTAATATAACACCTAGACCAGAACTATCCATAAACGATAAGTTCTCTAGGCTCAAAACAATATGATGAACACCATGTGTCTCAATCATATCTGTTACTTTCGTTCGCAACTCTTCAGCCGTATGATGATCTAATTCACCCTCTAGTCTCACACATAGGACGTCACGTTTTACTTCTAATTGCATGGAAAGACTCACACGATTTCCTCCTTATGCTCAAACTTTACTTATTCACATACATAAAGATTTTCGTGATATAAAATAAGAATCCTTCCTGCTGACAAAAGAAGAACTATTTCGTCATAAAGTGAAACCTTTCAGCATTATTCACTTACATACGAATAGAAAAGCGGCAAAATATTTGCCGCTATTTTGATGTTGAAAACATCCCAAAACTTCTTTTAAATAACTCCCACCAGCTCGCTGCAGCAACATCTTCTTTTGCTATAATTGTTTGTTTTAATAAAACATCTTTATCTTTTTTAATAACAAGGGTGCCAAGCGCGTCACCTTTTTTAATCGGTGCTTTTACTTTCTTTTCAGCAATTACTTCTTGTTTTACCTTGTCCATATTCTCGCCCTTCTTCATAAGAAGAGAAACATTATCTGACGCAACTAAATCTACTTTTTCTTTTTTCCCTTTTCCTACTTGAACTGTCTTAATTTTTTCGCCACGCGTATACAATTTCTTTGTCATATATTGTCCAAATGCATAGTCAAGAAGCTTCGTCACTTGGTTGTTCCGTTCTTTTGATGTTGGTGCTCCCATGACAACTGAAATGACACGCATACCATTTTTTTCAGCCGATGCCGTTAAACAATATTTCGCTTCTGTCGTAAAACCTGTTTTTACTCCATCTACGCCAGGATAAAAACGTACTAGCTTATTCGTATTAACGAGCCAAAACTTTTTATCCGTATCTTCACGTAAATAATCTTCGTACTTACCTGTGTATTTACGAATAAGTGGATACTTCATCAATTCTCTCGCCATTATAGCCATATCATTTGCTGTCGAATAATGGTCTTTGGCTGGAAGACCTGTTGGGTTTTGAAAATGTGTATTTTTCAGCCCTAAATCTTTCGCCTTTTTGTTCATCATATTTACAAATCCTTCTTCTGAACCTGCGATATGCTCGGCTACTGCAACAGATGCGTCATTTCCAGATGCAATTGCAATACCCTTTAACATCTCATTTACAGTCATCTCTTCCCCAGGTTCTAAAAAGATTTGCGATCCACCCATTGAAGCTGCATGTTCGCTCGCTCTAACTTTATCGGTCAGTTTTAGTTTTCCTTTTTCAACTTGTTCCATAATTAAAAGCATTGTCATAATCTTTGTCATACTAGCAGGTGGTAATTTTTCATTTGGGTTTTTATCAAATAAAACTTTACCTGTATCTTGCTCAATTACGATTGCTGACGACGCTTGTTCCGCTAACTTCGGCGTTGTTTCTTCTGTTTTCTCCTGCTTCGTTTTCTCAGATTGCGCAAAACTCACTGAAGTTCCAGAAAGCAATAACATGAAACAAACAAGTATTCCAAAAACTCGCTTCATGACTAACCCTCCATTCTATATCAGACCTATTTTTTCCAATTTACCTTTTTTTAATACCAATTTTTTCTATTATTTTCAGTTGACAAATACATTCGTCCCCTATATTGTATTAAGTGTATTACACACAGTAGTACACTTAATACATATGAGGAAGGAGACATTGCTCTTGCATATTCAACTTGACCCAAGAAGCAACACTCCGATATGGGAACAAATTGTTCAAAATATAAAAGAACTCGTATTGAAAAACATGTTGGCTCCAAGTGATAAACTTCCTTCTGTACGCGAGCTCGCTTCTTTACTCGTTATAAATCCAAATACAGTGAGTAAAGCGTATCAAGAGTTAGAGCGACAAGGAATTATTGAAACGTTACGAGGAAAAGGAACATTTGTATCCCAATCGATTACCCCAACATTAGACGAAAGGAAAATCGCTATGGTTGAAAAGCAATTTCATCAATTACTATTAGAAGCCTCTTATCTTGGTATTACGAAAGATAAAATTCATGATTGGATAGATTCATACTATAAAGAGATTGGAGGGAATACGGATGTTGAAAGTGACAAGCTTGAAGAAAACAATTGATAATCAAACAATTTTAGACGATGTTTCTTTCACATTACAAAGAGCTAGTATCGTCGGATTACTTGGAAGAAATGGTGCGGGGAAAACAACTTTATTACGAACGATAGTCGGCATTTTAGACCCAGATGAGGGAACTGTTACATATGAGGATATCGACATTCATAAAAATCCTGAAACGAAACAAAAAATCGTATATGTTCCGGATTCTACTAACATACTGAACGGTTATACAGTAAAAGAAATCGTGAAGTTTTATAAAGCAGTTTATACCGCATTTGATGAACCATATTTCTACGAACTACTAGAACGTTTCAACTTACCAAACAAACGAATTCGTAGTTATTCAAAAGGAATGAAGGCACTGCTTGCCATCATTTTAGCTGTTGCTGCACAGGCAGAATATATTATTTTAGATGAACCGACAAATGGACTTGATCCTATCGTTAAAAGACAGATTTTACAGTTTCTCGTTGGAGAAGTTGCAGAAAAAGAGATTACCATTTTCATATCTACCCATCATTTAGATGAAGTTGAACAAATTGCAGATACAATCATTATGTTAAAAGGACATACTGTATCTTCTATTACATCGCTAGACGATGCAAAATCACAATTTGCTAAAATCCAAGTTGCTTATGAACGATCATTACCTCAAAAACTAGAAAACTTAAGCAATATTAAAATATTAAATCAAACAGGAAAAGTATATACAATCTTAATTGAGGGAAATGTAGCTACAACACTGGAAAAGTTTTATAAAGAGCAACCTATACTCATTGAAGAATTAACAATGTCACTTGAAGATGTCTTTGTTACGACACTGGAGGAGGATGGGTATGTTTCATAAAGCGTTGTGGATGTGGAATTGGAAGCGCGGGAAATATGCTGTGTTACTCTTCTTCTTTAGTTCGCTTTACTTGTTATCTTTTGGTTACTATAAAAGTGCTCAGAGACAACTTGCTGAGTATTACGAATTACAAGAAAAAGGTAAACAGTATTATTATTTTTATGCCTTTTCGCCAGGCGAAGGTAATAGTTTTTGGTTAACTGTTCTTATCATTGCTTTAGCCTGCTTATTGATAGGATGGGAACGTAGCAATCAATCTAATACACTACTTATGACGATGCCTTTTAAAAGAAAAGATGTCTTCTTATCTAAATGGGCTTTCGGTTCCTTTTGTATTGTGAGCTCGTTACTTATAAATTGGATTCTTATGTATGTTATTTATAGAACAACTATTCATTTTGATTATCAATCATTTATTCCATTTCATCGATACTTTCTTTATGCGATTGTTTCTTATGCAGCAGTATATACAACTGCACTATGCATCGGTACTTTTACTGGAAGCGTTGTTTCGCAGGTTGTTTTTTGTATTCCTTGGTTACTAATGGGGCTTACATTTATTCCACTAGTGTACACTTTTACGATAAATCACTTAGAAGCTACCGATACTAAAAATTATAAGTTAGATGAACAACTTTACGAAATTAATCAAAAAACAAATATAGTTGCACCAATATATAATTTCACGATTTATTACCATTATGATCCTGAATCACGTAAAAAAGAAAAGAACTCAACTACTTTAAGAGATCCAGAATCTTATCACTATTATTCAGCTAAATCGATGTTAGTCCCTATTTTTTATACAATAGTTTACTTACTACTTGGAACATATTTATATACACGATCACCAAATGAAAACACTCAAAAGATATTTATTTTCCAAAAACATTTACGAATATGGATATGGGGGACAACCATTTACTTTGCATTACTAGGTGGCTATAAACTAAATCAATTTAATTTCTTACTTAACTACTATATTTGTTTGTTTCTCGCTGGAATCATTACTTATGTTATATTATCACGCCTAACAAATTATAAAGTTTTTTAAAGGAGAGATCCTATGTTTCAAAAAGCACTATGGCTAAGAACATATCAACAAAGTAAATATGTTGTATGGTTATTTTGGCTCGTCAGCTTCTATACTTTGTCATATTACTACTATATGACTTCTATTCAACAGCAACAATTTCTAAATGACAATAAAAAGTGGAACTATGTATATCATTACAATTTTGATTTAACACTCATAAATCCCGTCACACTGTTAGGTAGTGTGCTTATCTTGCTAGCTTGTACGTTAATTGGATGGGAAAGACAAAATAACGCTAGCGACTTGTTATGGTCTATGCCTTTTAAACGTTCACACCTCTATATAACAAAGTGGTTGTTTGGAATCTGTAATATCGCCGCTGTTGTCATTTTAAACTGGGGACTATTTGCTATTATGAAAAAGTTGACTTTTCATAATAAATATCAAGTATTCTCCCCATTCCATAGTTATTTTATATACATGTTAATTGTATTAATCGCTATTTATACACTTGCCTTATGTATAGGAACAATCGCTGGAAATGTTATATCGCAAGGATTTCTCACTGCAGCTCTATTCATGTTCCCAGTGTTACTTCCAGCACTTATTTCAGGAGTCATTGCTGTTCACTCGAATGCCGACTTTCATGAGAACAATGGCAGTATACATGATATTATGGAAAACATACGTATTTCTAGTCCAACAGAAGATTTTAATATTCGCTTTGATTACAATCCTCAAAATGCTTATACCGATGAGGATGGAGTACGTCATAATGAACCAAACTTTACAAAGATTCCACCGGTAAAAACATTGATTGGACCTATTGCACATATCATTATTTTATTACCACTCGGTATATATTTATATGCCCGTTCAGTCAATGAGCGAAATGGTAACTACTTACTATATCCAAAACTACAAAAAATAGTTTTGACATGCGCAATTTTCTTTGTTGGAATCGCTGGAGGTTTAATACTAAGTCGCGCGCAGTCATTGTCCAGCTTTTACATCGGATTTTTAGTAACTAGTTTCATTACGTATTTCTTCCTACCTAAAATATTAAAATGGAAAGTCTCTTGGAATTTCAAATAAAATAACCTCCTTTAAAAGGAGGTTATTTCACATTTTCTCTCCTATCCCCATACACCATCTCTTCTTTCATCCCAAATCCATCACCATTTTGCACAATTTGCTCTGTCGGTGCAACTACACTTTCGGCAATTTTCCATTCCCCACGCTCTTTTACGAATACTTGTAGAAAATAGTTTATGCCATCTAATTGATATGCATTTTCTTTTTTCACATTATAGTGAATCGCAATGTAGTACACTTGAATGTTTTCTTTCCCTATTTTTGATACGTATTGCGATAGTCTCGGTATATAAAGTGCTGCTTTCTGAAAAGATAGTTGCTTCGCTTTAACAAGCGATGAACTTGTTACATTACGTAATGTGTCCCGATTACGAATATTATCGCTATGGTGGAATAATACTGCGTTTTGCATAGAACGAACCCATAATTTCGAATATAAAACTGTATTATCAGTTTCAATGTACTTCACTTCTTTTCGCACCACTTGGATAGGCGTATCTGCGTACGTGAATGTTTGAAAACAGAAAAAACTACCAAATAAAATGGTAAGTGCAGCAATATATTTCATAATCTTTCCTCCGATCTTTTAATTAAAGTATCGGAGTTTCAAAATATTTTTATTCAAAAGAAAAAGGATAGGAGTGCTTTCGCTTCCTATCCTCATTTATTATAATACGCGGCCAAATAGTTCTAAGACCATTTCTATTTCTTGGTCGCTCCAACCTTTAAATCTCTCTTTATAATATTCTTTACGCACAGCTTCAAGTTTTTCAGTTACTTCTCTTCCGTGCTCTGTAATTTCTAAGTACACGATTCGACGATCTGAATTAGAACGTTTTCTTTCTACTAATCCTTTTCGTACGAGACGATCTGTAACAGCTGTAATATGACTGGAGGTTACGTTTACTTCACTCGCAATTTGCGAAGCCATCTGTGGACTGTTTAAAAATAACGCACGTAATACAGAAAATTCATTATATGGCATATGTTCTGCAAAACGTGTATTAATATCATTTTGTAATAAACGTATCATTTTTCGAAATGATGCAGATAAATCTAAAATCAGCGTTTCTCTTTTTTCGTTCAATAGCCTCGTCCCTTTTTTATCATATTTACACATATTATAATCTATAAATACCTATGTTGTATATGCTTTCTTTCCTCAACATTCTCATTTATGTAACTTTTTTCATATAAATTTCTTTTTTGTTCACACATATACATATAAAAAGGATGGTGATGGAAAATGCAGGGTGGAATGAATCCTTATTTACACAACGTACGCACTGCTAATACTGGTAAAGAAGCTACTATTACTGTACAAGGAGAAGGTGTTGTAAAAGCAAAACCGAATGTTGTTATATTAACACTCGGCATTCGAACAGATGATAAAAATGTAAAGCAGGCTCAAGAAGAAAATGCAGTGCAATCCAAACAATTGCTGGATGCACTTAAACAGCTTGGTATTGCCGATAAAGATATAGAGACGATTTCTTATACAATTACTCCTCAATACGAATATGTAAATGATAAAGCATTGCTGCAAGGATACCGTGTAGAGCATTTGTATGAAATTACCGTTTTAAATGTACAAAAAGCTGGGGAAGTATATGATATAGCCGTTTCAAATGGCGCAAATGTAGCAAAAGGTTTACGTTTCCGAGTATCTCATCCAAATAAATATTATGAGCAAGCTCTCATTCAAGCTCTGCACCAGGCAGTAGAAAAAGCTCGTGCTATTGCGAGTACATATAATTTAAATATTAATCCCGTTCCCCTCTCATTCGTTGAAGAATCTGCCCAATTACCAAGGGAGGTTACGTCTTATGCTACTTTACATGCGCAAGCAGCCCCGCCCATTCAATCGGGAGAGTTAGAAATTATTTCAACAATACGGGCAATTTTTACGTATTTATAAATAATTTCATTTATAAGTAAACGTTATCATTTTCCTTGTTGTAAAAACATGATGTTCTGATATAATAAAGGACGGTGAGCTCTTACGAAAGAGATATCACGGGTGGGAGAGGGATATGAAAAAGAAGGTTTAACATGAAAGGAATACTTGAAAGAACATTTAAATTAGGTTTACACGAAACATCACCAAAACAAGAAGTTTTAGCTGGAGTTACGTCATTTTTCACGATCGTATATATTATGATTGTAAATGCGTCAATTTTATCTGATGCTGGCATTCCTCTTGAAGCTGGAATTTTAGCAACTGTTTTCAGCTCATTTGTCGGATGTCTACTCATGGCATTTTGGGCAAATGCACCTGCTATTCTTGTCCCTGGTATGGGTGTAAATGCATTCTTCACGTACACAGCTGTGCATACGCTTGGACTAACTTGGCAAGAAGCATTGGCTGCTGTCTTTATCTCTGGTATTATTTTTGCAATTGCCGCTTTTACACCAATCGCTCGCGTGCTATCAGTATCAATTCCAAAGTCATTAAAAGAAGCAATTACTGTCGGCATCGGATTATTTTTAGCGTTTATCGGATTGCAAAAAGGTGGTTTAGTCGTTTCGAACCCAAATACTGCTGTTGCAATGGGTAAATTAAGTAACCCTGTCGTTCTTGCGACCGTGCTTACTCTTATCGTTGCACTTGTACTATTTATTCGTAACGTACGTGGAAACTTTTTATGGACGATTGCAATAGGAACTGGTATTGCATGGCTATTTGGCCTTGTTGATACAAGTCAAATCGGAAATAGTTCATTCTCATTCGCTAATTACGGCGATGTGTTTGGAGCTATGTCATTTGGCAAACTTTCTTCCTTACCGTTTTGGATTGCAACATTCTCCTTAAGCATGGTGCTTATTTTTGAGAACATGGGACTTCTGCACGGTTTATTAGAAGATGACCGTAAATTCCCACGTGCTTACCAAGCCAATGCAATTTCAGCAATGACATGTGGTCTATTTGGCACAAGCCCTACCGTATCAACAGTAGAGAGTGCCGCAGGTATTACTGCAGGCGGAAAGACAGGTCTGACGTCTATCGTTACGGGGTTGTTATTCTTTGCATCATTGTTTGCACTTCCGTTTGTCAAACTAATTCCTGATAGTGCCATTGCACCAATCTTAATTATTATTGGCGGCCTGATGATTACAAGCATTCAGCAAATTCCTCTGAACGATTTTTCAGAAGGATTTCCAGCGTTCTTAATTATCGTCATGATCCCGCTCACATATAGTATCGCTGATGGCATTGCGTTCGGATTTATTGCTTATCCTATCTTAAAAGTTGCTCTTGGAAAGCGTAAAGAAGTCGCACCATCTATGTATATCATTACATGCTTATTCTTAGCTATGTTTGTATTACATGCCATTGGTTAAGAAAAAACACCGGGGAAATCCTCGGTGTTTTTTACTTAAACCATCCTTTTTTATAAAACCAGGCCATCATTCCGCCGCCAATTAATGCCATTAGAAGAAGACAAATAAAATAACTATATTGTCCACCAAGCTCTGGCATATGCGTAAAGTTCATT includes:
- a CDS encoding stage V sporulation protein AA, producing the protein MEQTIYIKMRNRLKVSPTYEVKLGDVAQLAGDSSVVELLQNEIVYKITAHDKTHVVIDVMKVIEIIQQKASHVQINLLGSGQTLVEIIYEKKKAHPVFFGLVWLLLFIGAALAIIYFHEDVSMQQVHQRLYYMITGEFNAQPLLFQIPYSVGLGLGMVLFFNHVFQKRINEEPSPLEVEMFQYQQSLDQYVIVNENKDNMKQLADD
- a CDS encoding methionine/alanine import family NSS transporter small subunit; protein product: MSGSAIMMMVIGIVVIWGGLALSIANLFKKKA
- a CDS encoding sodium-dependent transporter, whose amino-acid sequence is METRQQWGTRAGFIFAAVGSAVGLGNIWRFPYTAYENGGGAFFLPYLFALLTTGISLLAFEFALGHRHRGSAPLTFFRISPRAEFIGWWQMCVTFIVSTYYAVIIAWSISYTYFAITGAWGKDTQSFLFKEYLHVADKPGQFGGLVPEVLIPLALVWIIVLGVAFKGVKKGIEVVNRIFIPLLVVMFLIIVVRAVTMEGAMQGLDAFFKPDWSRIFDGKVWLAAYGQIFFSLSLAFGIMITYSSYLPKNSDTTNNAFITGFANSGFELLAGIGVFAALGFMANNMGVPVDKVASAGVGLAFVVFPQIINELPMSPLFGVLFFLSLTVAGITSLISLAEVCFAAVSEKFSLSREKTIGIMGTLLVLVSLVFATRGGLMFLDVVDYFANNFGLITIALAEVVTIGLILRRLPVYQNHANFVSDIKLGTFWRVSLLVITPLMLGYMLIDGTIQNIKKNYGDYPTEFVVTYGWSIAAAFLIVAIIIGLKKWDAQIHSDSAKLEKEWKDRGVS
- the sigF gene encoding RNA polymerase sporulation sigma factor SigF — encoded protein: MDIEVKNEKKKPQLKDHELKALIQKSQDGDQQARDTIVQSNMRLVWSVVQRFLNRGYEPDDLFQIGCIGLLKSVDKFDLSFDVKFSTYAVPMIIGEIQRFLRDDGSVKVSRSLKETGNKIRKMRDELSKEFGRAPTINEVAEALELTPEEVVLAQEASRAPSSIHETVYENDGDPITILDQIADQSETKWFDKIALKEAIRELDERERLIVYLRYYKDQTQSEVAERIGISQVQVSRLEKKILKQMKDRIDE
- the spoIIAB gene encoding anti-sigma F factor; this translates as MRNEMNLQFSALSQNESFARVTVAAFIAQLDPTMEELTEIKTVVSEAVTNAIIHGYEGNAEGIVYISVILEEAMVKLTIRDEGIGIFNLDEARQPLFTTKPELERSGMGFTIMENFMDEVEVISNESFGTTIHLTKYLSNSNALCN
- the spoIIAA gene encoding anti-sigma F factor antagonist translates to MSLSMQLEVKRDVLCVRLEGELDHHTAEELRTKVTDMIETHGVHHIVLSLENLSFMDSSGLGVILGRYKHVKGLGGEMVVCAISPPVKRLFEMSGLFKIVRLEESEAHALATLGVA
- the dacF gene encoding serine-type D-Ala-D-Ala carboxypeptidase DacF produces the protein MKRVFGILVCFMLLLSGTSVSFAQSEKTKQEKTEETTPKLAEQASSAIVIEQDTGKVLFDKNPNEKLPPASMTKIMTMLLIMEQVEKGKLKLTDKVRASEHAASMGGSQIFLEPGEEMTVNEMLKGIAIASGNDASVAVAEHIAGSEEGFVNMMNKKAKDLGLKNTHFQNPTGLPAKDHYSTANDMAIMARELMKYPLIRKYTGKYEDYLREDTDKKFWLVNTNKLVRFYPGVDGVKTGFTTEAKYCLTASAEKNGMRVISVVMGAPTSKERNNQVTKLLDYAFGQYMTKKLYTRGEKIKTVQVGKGKKEKVDLVASDNVSLLMKKGENMDKVKQEVIAEKKVKAPIKKGDALGTLVIKKDKDVLLKQTIIAKEDVAAASWWELFKRSFGMFSTSK
- a CDS encoding GntR family transcriptional regulator, with amino-acid sequence MHIQLDPRSNTPIWEQIVQNIKELVLKNMLAPSDKLPSVRELASLLVINPNTVSKAYQELERQGIIETLRGKGTFVSQSITPTLDERKIAMVEKQFHQLLLEASYLGITKDKIHDWIDSYYKEIGGNTDVESDKLEENN
- a CDS encoding ABC transporter ATP-binding protein, with the protein product MLKVTSLKKTIDNQTILDDVSFTLQRASIVGLLGRNGAGKTTLLRTIVGILDPDEGTVTYEDIDIHKNPETKQKIVYVPDSTNILNGYTVKEIVKFYKAVYTAFDEPYFYELLERFNLPNKRIRSYSKGMKALLAIILAVAAQAEYIILDEPTNGLDPIVKRQILQFLVGEVAEKEITIFISTHHLDEVEQIADTIIMLKGHTVSSITSLDDAKSQFAKIQVAYERSLPQKLENLSNIKILNQTGKVYTILIEGNVATTLEKFYKEQPILIEELTMSLEDVFVTTLEEDGYVS
- a CDS encoding ABC transporter permease, whose amino-acid sequence is MFHKALWMWNWKRGKYAVLLFFFSSLYLLSFGYYKSAQRQLAEYYELQEKGKQYYYFYAFSPGEGNSFWLTVLIIALACLLIGWERSNQSNTLLMTMPFKRKDVFLSKWAFGSFCIVSSLLINWILMYVIYRTTIHFDYQSFIPFHRYFLYAIVSYAAVYTTALCIGTFTGSVVSQVVFCIPWLLMGLTFIPLVYTFTINHLEATDTKNYKLDEQLYEINQKTNIVAPIYNFTIYYHYDPESRKKEKNSTTLRDPESYHYYSAKSMLVPIFYTIVYLLLGTYLYTRSPNENTQKIFIFQKHLRIWIWGTTIYFALLGGYKLNQFNFLLNYYICLFLAGIITYVILSRLTNYKVF